From Chryseobacterium gallinarum, one genomic window encodes:
- a CDS encoding CynX/NimT family MFS transporter, whose protein sequence is MMKNGIKKNASYVLLVINILVVILVSSNLRSPIVAVAPVLGEIREALKLDNFQVSLLTSIPLFMFAACSVLVSRFSNTLGISRLLVYSLIILGVGLFLRITGSLWALFSGSILIGLGICIGNVVTPGYVKNNFPKQIGLMTGIFAVSMNLTAALASGFSVKIGEWTGFGWRGSLGIWLIIAGLGFLVLLLELIINKKNPVNSGTALSTSGFNIFRSPQAWNISIFMGLQSLFYYCMVAWLPSFLTNYNMQEESTGWVLFVIQITMIPVTFCSPIIASKMKDQRILILFICALMFGSTMMFAGFKSQWIYVNAVIIGISNGLSFSLSILFFSARTKSSINAVKISGMAQSVGYLIAAFGPPVFGKLHDWDSSWNMSFYFLSIAVLFMLYFGMKAARNKYVED, encoded by the coding sequence ATGATGAAGAATGGAATAAAAAAGAATGCTTCTTATGTTTTATTAGTGATCAATATATTGGTGGTTATCCTGGTTTCGAGTAATCTCAGGTCCCCTATTGTTGCTGTTGCACCTGTACTTGGGGAGATAAGGGAAGCCCTGAAGCTTGATAACTTTCAGGTCAGCCTTCTGACATCTATTCCACTTTTTATGTTTGCTGCCTGTTCAGTGCTGGTCAGTAGATTTTCCAATACATTGGGCATCAGCAGACTACTGGTATATTCATTAATTATTTTAGGCGTTGGGTTGTTTCTCCGTATTACAGGCTCGCTTTGGGCTTTGTTCTCAGGATCCATACTGATTGGATTGGGAATTTGTATAGGAAATGTGGTGACTCCGGGTTATGTTAAGAATAACTTTCCGAAGCAAATCGGTTTAATGACAGGCATTTTTGCAGTTTCAATGAACCTTACTGCAGCTCTGGCTTCAGGATTCAGTGTAAAAATCGGTGAATGGACAGGATTCGGATGGCGTGGTTCTTTAGGAATATGGCTTATCATTGCAGGACTGGGCTTTTTGGTTTTACTCCTGGAACTTATCATTAATAAAAAGAATCCTGTAAATTCCGGCACAGCACTAAGCACTTCCGGTTTCAATATTTTCAGATCTCCACAGGCATGGAATATCAGCATTTTCATGGGACTGCAATCTTTATTTTATTATTGTATGGTAGCCTGGCTTCCTTCATTTCTTACGAATTATAATATGCAGGAGGAAAGTACCGGATGGGTTTTATTCGTGATCCAGATTACGATGATTCCGGTCACATTTTGCAGTCCGATTATTGCCAGCAAAATGAAGGACCAGCGAATACTGATTTTGTTTATCTGTGCATTAATGTTTGGAAGTACCATGATGTTTGCAGGGTTTAAATCCCAATGGATTTATGTAAATGCTGTCATCATCGGTATTTCCAATGGTTTATCCTTCAGTTTATCAATCCTGTTCTTTTCTGCAAGAACGAAGAGCAGTATCAATGCTGTAAAAATATCCGGTATGGCTCAATCAGTAGGATATCTGATAGCAGCCTTTGGCCCGCCTGTTTTTGGAAAGCTTCACGATTGGGATAGCTCATGGAATATGTCATTCTATTTTCTGAGTATTGCTGTACTGTTTATGCTTTACTTTGGCATGAAAGCAGCGAGAAATAAATATGTGGAAGACTAA
- a CDS encoding helix-turn-helix domain-containing protein produces the protein MEPHNTIDIDKLNKPYFVWFEENWTHDDVLHQHNKGQLVYVESGFQYITIEERIYLLPQNHAVWIPPNTIHKTNSHSERIKLMIMFAEVDQKKSFYREVNVFSVPPVLREMIKYAEKWSKLLDTRTDETLFLQALFNELPHFVEQSLKLHICLPRDKRLAKVIEYLHDHYREEFKINELSDIAMLSSRTLERIFKKETGLTLSKYQQMLKIIKSLELLSSDYMTISETAYEVGYKSVQAYTRSFQTVLQFRPSDFIKNIK, from the coding sequence ATGGAGCCCCATAATACTATTGATATAGATAAGCTCAACAAACCTTATTTTGTCTGGTTTGAAGAAAACTGGACTCATGATGATGTTCTTCATCAGCATAATAAAGGACAACTCGTATACGTAGAAAGTGGTTTTCAATATATCACCATTGAAGAAAGGATTTATCTTTTACCTCAGAACCATGCCGTCTGGATTCCTCCCAATACCATCCACAAAACCAATTCACATTCTGAAAGGATAAAACTCATGATCATGTTTGCAGAGGTGGATCAAAAAAAATCATTTTATCGCGAGGTCAATGTATTTTCCGTTCCTCCTGTATTAAGAGAAATGATAAAATATGCGGAGAAATGGTCTAAACTGTTGGACACGAGAACTGATGAAACTTTATTTTTACAGGCACTTTTTAATGAGCTTCCTCATTTTGTAGAGCAGTCCCTGAAACTTCATATCTGCCTTCCCAGAGATAAGCGTTTAGCCAAAGTTATTGAATATCTGCATGATCATTACCGGGAAGAATTTAAAATAAATGAGCTCAGCGATATCGCAATGCTGTCTTCCCGTACGTTGGAACGCATTTTTAAAAAAGAAACGGGATTAACTTTAAGTAAGTACCAGCAGATGCTTAAGATCATTAAAAGCCTGGAATTGCTAAGCTCAGACTATATGACGATCTCGGAAACAGCTTATGAAGTGGGGTATAAGAGTGTTCAGGCGTATACCAGAAGTTTCCAGACAGTTTTACAATTCCGTCCGTCCGATTTTATCAAAAATATAAAATGA
- a CDS encoding CusA/CzcA family heavy metal efflux RND transporter: MLNKIIEFSVKNKLIIALCTTGLILFGVYETTKLPIDAQPDITNNQVQIITTAPSYGAADIERLVTFPIEQATSNISGITELRSFSRFGLSLVTVVFDDNTDVYWARQQVQERLQLVQENIPEGIGKPELGPISTGLGEIFQYVVRAKKGYENVYDETALRTIQDWVVRRQLLGTKGVADVSSFGGKLKQYEIAINPNQLQAYNININDVFAALEKNNQNTGGAYIEKQETVLFIRSEGLLGSTEDIGNIQVSETKDGIPVLIKDVASVKTGYATRYGAMTYNDTGEVSGAIVLMLKGENANKVIANIKQRLEKIQDSLPEGVVIEPFLDRAKMVNNTISTVKTNLMEGALIVVFILVVFLGNFRAGLLVASVIPLSMLFAIIMMNIFGVGGNLMSLGALDFGLIVDGAVIIVEAVLHQLAHKKHFGPDNRLTKKEMDGQVSGSATKMVNSAVFGQIIILIVYLPIFTLQGIEGKMFKPMAQTVAFALIGAFLLSLTYIPMMSSLVLSRKKKEKENISDKVMAKVEAGHQKLLMKALKYRKTIILSVLVLFAGAVFTLSRMGGEFIPSLEEGDFAVEMRILQGSNINETKKVTTQAANILLKQFPEIEKVVTKIGSAEIPTEPMPMDAGDMIIVLKPKKEWTSATSFPELSKKMSDALKVIPGLTTGFQFPVQMRFNELMTGARQDVVCKIYGEDLDSLASYARQLGSIINTVKGAQDLYLEPVVGAPQVVIDYNRSELSRYNISVAEINRVINMAFAGQTAGALYEGEKKFDIVVRMDNAYKKDINSIRNLLVPTSSGEQIPLSQLAKVELKNSPNQIQREDTKRRIVVGFNVRGRDVQSIVEELQQKAGKKLKLSPGYTISYGGAFENLNEAKARLGVAVPISLVMIFLLLFFAFGSVKHSLLIYTAIPLSAIGGVYFLALRGMPFSISAGVGFIALFGVAVLNGIVLISEFNRLKHNGITNTGRIVLMGTRIRLRPVLMTAFVASLGFLPMALSNGAGAEVQRPLATVVIGGLMLATLLTLFVLPILYVVFEHINKDKMKFPKTTNYKKLSVFLLLMSFGGMQAQENISYGQALEKALQQNGTLKTTKLISEYQEKLKASYLDIPQLEVTGGFGQIQGEETDNSLAISQRFSFPTVYSKRKQMLDAEWTASVINQNLTKAQLIKEVTDVFYRILVLQEKKQVLGYISQLYNNFADKAGLRLKKGEANILEESTAEIQKEQIKIQLNNLENDLNIARLQLQLLLQSEKAYQPVSDKAVMDINLQISEDMVKQHPELQYLQQQIKVGEAEVQLEKSKLLPELLLGYTNQSMKNINNNRFNSVQIGVGIPLFTKGQRALAKAAQAKIAISENEYHRKEIELKNRLSQQVSNYANQQKIIENYEQKQLPKSETILKTAQKQMDVGEIDYLSWVILVNQAVKTKADYIDQLEKLNQIGAELNFLLSK; the protein is encoded by the coding sequence ATGTTAAATAAAATTATTGAGTTTTCTGTAAAGAATAAACTCATCATTGCCTTGTGTACAACAGGTCTCATTCTTTTTGGAGTATATGAGACTACAAAACTTCCTATTGATGCGCAGCCTGACATTACCAATAACCAGGTGCAAATTATTACTACAGCCCCTTCTTACGGAGCAGCCGATATAGAACGTCTTGTCACCTTTCCGATTGAGCAGGCTACAAGCAACATCAGCGGAATCACCGAACTCCGTAGCTTCTCGCGGTTCGGGCTTTCCCTGGTAACGGTAGTTTTTGATGACAATACAGATGTTTACTGGGCCCGTCAACAGGTTCAGGAGCGTTTGCAGCTTGTTCAGGAGAATATTCCCGAAGGAATCGGAAAGCCCGAACTAGGACCTATTTCCACCGGATTGGGTGAAATCTTCCAATATGTGGTAAGGGCTAAAAAAGGCTACGAAAATGTCTATGATGAAACAGCGCTGAGAACCATACAGGATTGGGTCGTGAGAAGGCAATTGCTTGGGACCAAAGGAGTAGCAGATGTCAGTAGTTTCGGAGGGAAGCTGAAACAATATGAAATTGCCATCAACCCTAATCAGCTGCAGGCTTATAATATCAATATCAATGATGTTTTCGCTGCACTGGAAAAAAATAACCAGAATACCGGCGGAGCCTATATTGAAAAGCAGGAAACGGTTTTGTTCATCCGGAGTGAAGGGCTTTTGGGAAGCACTGAGGACATAGGAAACATTCAGGTTTCCGAAACAAAGGATGGCATCCCCGTTCTTATTAAAGATGTAGCTTCCGTTAAAACAGGGTATGCAACCAGATATGGAGCAATGACTTATAACGATACGGGGGAAGTATCCGGAGCTATTGTATTAATGCTTAAAGGTGAGAATGCTAATAAAGTGATTGCCAACATCAAGCAAAGACTGGAAAAAATCCAGGACTCTTTGCCTGAAGGAGTGGTTATTGAACCTTTCCTTGACCGGGCCAAAATGGTCAACAATACCATAAGTACCGTAAAAACAAACCTGATGGAAGGTGCTTTAATTGTTGTTTTTATACTGGTGGTATTCCTGGGAAATTTCAGGGCAGGATTATTGGTGGCTTCGGTAATTCCCTTGTCGATGCTTTTTGCCATCATTATGATGAATATTTTTGGAGTGGGAGGAAACCTGATGAGTCTTGGAGCACTGGATTTCGGCCTTATTGTAGATGGTGCCGTTATTATTGTGGAAGCGGTGCTTCACCAGCTTGCTCATAAAAAGCATTTCGGACCGGATAACAGGCTTACCAAAAAAGAAATGGATGGACAGGTGTCTGGTTCTGCAACTAAAATGGTGAACAGTGCCGTTTTCGGACAAATTATTATCCTGATCGTTTATCTTCCTATTTTTACCCTTCAGGGAATTGAGGGGAAAATGTTCAAGCCCATGGCGCAGACTGTTGCATTCGCCCTGATCGGAGCTTTCCTGCTTTCTTTAACGTATATTCCCATGATGAGCTCTTTGGTTCTGAGCAGAAAGAAAAAGGAAAAAGAGAATATCTCCGACAAAGTAATGGCAAAAGTAGAAGCAGGCCATCAAAAGCTTCTGATGAAAGCCCTTAAATACAGAAAAACCATTATTTTGAGTGTGCTGGTCCTTTTTGCAGGAGCAGTGTTTACACTTTCCAGGATGGGAGGAGAGTTTATTCCATCGCTTGAAGAAGGTGACTTTGCTGTCGAAATGAGGATCCTCCAGGGAAGCAATATCAACGAAACTAAAAAAGTAACGACTCAGGCTGCCAATATCCTTCTAAAGCAGTTTCCCGAGATAGAAAAAGTGGTAACCAAAATCGGAAGTGCAGAAATTCCTACAGAACCAATGCCAATGGATGCGGGAGATATGATCATTGTCCTGAAACCAAAGAAAGAATGGACCTCTGCAACATCGTTCCCTGAATTATCCAAGAAAATGAGTGATGCCTTAAAAGTTATTCCAGGACTGACTACCGGATTCCAGTTTCCGGTACAGATGCGTTTTAATGAGCTGATGACCGGCGCAAGACAGGATGTGGTATGTAAAATCTATGGAGAAGATCTGGATAGCCTTGCCTCGTATGCCAGGCAGCTTGGGAGCATCATCAATACGGTAAAGGGTGCTCAGGATCTGTATCTGGAACCGGTAGTTGGAGCACCACAGGTTGTTATTGATTATAACCGTTCAGAACTCTCCCGTTACAATATTTCCGTAGCGGAAATCAACAGGGTTATCAATATGGCCTTTGCAGGACAAACTGCCGGAGCCCTGTATGAAGGAGAAAAGAAGTTTGATATCGTGGTTCGTATGGATAATGCGTACAAAAAAGATATTAACAGTATCCGCAATTTATTGGTACCCACTTCTTCCGGAGAACAGATTCCATTATCTCAGCTCGCAAAAGTAGAGCTTAAAAACAGTCCCAATCAGATTCAGCGGGAAGATACCAAAAGAAGGATTGTTGTAGGCTTTAATGTAAGGGGCAGGGATGTTCAGAGCATTGTAGAGGAACTTCAGCAGAAAGCAGGTAAAAAGCTGAAACTTTCTCCCGGCTATACCATTTCGTATGGAGGAGCTTTTGAAAATTTAAATGAGGCCAAAGCGAGACTGGGAGTAGCTGTTCCGATTTCTTTGGTGATGATTTTCCTGCTCTTATTTTTTGCTTTTGGATCTGTGAAACACAGTTTACTTATCTATACGGCAATTCCGTTATCAGCGATTGGAGGAGTCTATTTCCTTGCGTTAAGGGGAATGCCATTCAGTATCAGTGCAGGAGTAGGATTTATTGCCTTATTCGGTGTTGCCGTACTTAATGGAATTGTTTTGATATCAGAATTTAACCGGTTGAAACATAATGGCATAACCAATACCGGCAGAATTGTACTGATGGGAACAAGAATCAGGCTCCGTCCGGTTTTAATGACAGCTTTTGTAGCTTCATTAGGTTTTTTACCTATGGCCCTGAGTAACGGAGCGGGTGCTGAAGTTCAGAGACCTTTGGCTACGGTAGTAATCGGAGGACTGATGCTGGCAACCCTTTTAACCTTATTTGTACTTCCCATCCTTTACGTTGTATTTGAACATATTAATAAAGACAAAATGAAATTCCCTAAAACAACAAACTATAAAAAACTATCTGTCTTCCTGTTGCTGATGTCTTTCGGAGGAATGCAGGCCCAGGAAAATATAAGCTATGGACAGGCGCTGGAAAAAGCGTTACAGCAAAACGGCACCCTTAAAACAACAAAATTGATTTCCGAATATCAGGAAAAATTAAAAGCAAGTTACCTGGATATTCCCCAACTGGAAGTGACTGGAGGATTCGGCCAGATTCAGGGGGAAGAAACGGATAATTCATTAGCTATTTCCCAAAGGTTCAGTTTTCCAACCGTATATTCAAAGAGAAAACAAATGCTGGATGCGGAATGGACGGCAAGTGTTATCAATCAAAATCTTACAAAAGCGCAGTTGATAAAAGAAGTAACAGATGTTTTTTACAGAATCCTGGTCCTTCAGGAAAAGAAACAAGTACTCGGATATATCAGTCAATTATACAATAATTTTGCTGATAAAGCAGGGCTAAGACTTAAAAAAGGAGAAGCCAATATTTTAGAAGAATCAACCGCTGAAATTCAGAAAGAACAAATAAAAATACAACTGAACAATCTGGAAAATGACCTGAATATTGCCAGACTGCAGCTCCAGTTACTGCTTCAGTCTGAAAAAGCTTATCAGCCTGTTTCAGACAAAGCGGTTATGGATATTAATCTTCAGATTTCTGAAGACATGGTAAAGCAACATCCCGAACTTCAATATTTACAACAGCAAATTAAAGTAGGGGAAGCCGAAGTTCAGCTCGAAAAAAGCAAATTACTTCCTGAACTTCTTTTAGGGTATACCAATCAGAGTATGAAAAATATTAATAATAACCGCTTTAACTCTGTCCAGATTGGAGTGGGGATTCCATTATTTACCAAAGGTCAGCGGGCTTTGGCGAAAGCTGCACAGGCAAAAATAGCGATCTCGGAAAATGAATATCACCGGAAAGAAATTGAACTTAAAAACCGGTTGAGCCAACAGGTCAGCAATTATGCCAACCAGCAGAAAATCATTGAAAATTATGAGCAGAAACAACTTCCAAAATCTGAAACGATCTTAAAAACAGCCCAGAAGCAAATGGATGTCGGTGAAATTGATTACCTGAGCTGGGTAATATTGGTAAATCAGGCTGTAAAAACCAAAGCTGATTATATCGATCAATTGGAAAAACTGAATCAAATAGGGGCAGAGCTTAATTTTTTACTTTCAAAATAA
- a CDS encoding efflux RND transporter periplasmic adaptor subunit, with product MQFRKISIYSLAATLVLSSCSGKKEEEKTVYENTKFTKNSENTLHLAEKQVQSVGLTTTTIQSRNMEKLVRLNGKAEISPSHISSISSIMGGHIKSINVINGSHFNKGQVLAVVEDPQFIQLQQDYLVTKAQLEAARLNYNRQKDLNTSKASSDKTLQAAQADYSTLNATLKGLEEKLRIIGINAKGLTAGNIRSKINIYAPFSGFVSKILVNNGQYINPADTLFELINPTGLLLELKVFENDVNDIKTGQEIVVYNNRNPDVKSNARIVSVVPSIEAGGAAIAVAQLSSPHSEFIKGMYVNAEVNISSRYTQGLPNEAVVSFENKNYVFEDLGKSDYKMVQVTTGISDDQFTEILKPEILKDKKIVQKGAYSLLMMLKNKAE from the coding sequence ATGCAATTCAGAAAAATATCAATATACAGTCTCGCTGCAACACTTGTTTTATCTTCATGTTCAGGAAAGAAGGAAGAGGAGAAAACAGTATATGAAAATACGAAATTTACCAAAAACAGTGAAAATACGCTTCATCTGGCAGAAAAACAGGTTCAATCGGTAGGGCTGACTACAACTACCATCCAGAGCAGGAATATGGAAAAACTGGTAAGATTGAACGGTAAAGCGGAAATTTCGCCCTCCCATATCAGTTCCATTTCCAGTATTATGGGCGGGCATATCAAGTCGATCAATGTGATCAACGGGAGCCACTTCAATAAAGGCCAGGTATTGGCAGTTGTGGAAGATCCACAATTTATACAGCTGCAGCAGGATTATCTTGTCACCAAAGCACAGCTTGAAGCCGCGAGGCTTAATTACAACCGTCAGAAAGACCTTAATACCAGCAAGGCAAGCAGTGATAAAACGCTGCAGGCCGCCCAGGCTGATTATTCTACCCTGAATGCTACTTTAAAAGGACTGGAAGAGAAGCTACGCATTATCGGGATTAATGCAAAAGGATTAACAGCTGGAAATATCAGGAGTAAAATTAATATATATGCTCCTTTCAGTGGTTTTGTGAGTAAAATTCTAGTTAATAACGGGCAGTACATCAACCCGGCTGATACTTTATTTGAGCTGATCAATCCTACGGGGTTGCTTCTGGAATTAAAAGTTTTTGAAAATGATGTGAATGATATCAAAACAGGTCAGGAGATTGTAGTTTACAACAACCGGAATCCTGATGTGAAATCCAATGCCAGGATTGTAAGTGTTGTTCCAAGTATTGAGGCTGGCGGGGCAGCGATTGCTGTGGCTCAACTTTCATCTCCCCATTCAGAATTTATAAAAGGAATGTATGTGAATGCTGAAGTGAATATCAGCAGCAGATATACACAAGGATTGCCTAACGAAGCCGTAGTCTCTTTTGAAAATAAAAACTATGTTTTTGAAGATCTCGGAAAATCAGATTATAAGATGGTCCAGGTTACTACCGGGATTTCTGATGATCAGTTTACTGAAATATTAAAACCGGAAATATTAAAAGATAAAAAGATTGTGCAGAAAGGAGCCTATAGCCTTCTGATGATGCTTAAGAATAAAGCAGAGTAA
- a CDS encoding aldo/keto reductase, protein MEKRKIKNTDLTVAPVNFGGNVFGWTLDEKQSFDILDRFTAAGFNFVDTADTYSWWVNGKGGQSEEIIGKWMKNRSNRNDIVLATKVGSETKEHGFDISKKHILQSVDESLQRLQTDHIDIYYTHFDDNVTPVEETLSAYDEIIKAGKVRYIAASNLSPERLRASFDAAEKNNLPKYVALQPHYNLMEREGFEKNYAPLVKEFDLSVFPYWSLAAGFLTGKYREEADFTKSPRGEGVRKYLTPKGRDVLKALDQVSEKHHTQQSTVALAWLLANPLITAPIVSATSAAQLDTLFNAPKLVLDQEDLDCLNKASH, encoded by the coding sequence ATGGAAAAAAGAAAAATCAAAAATACTGATTTAACAGTAGCACCTGTTAATTTCGGAGGAAATGTTTTTGGATGGACGCTGGACGAAAAACAGTCTTTTGATATATTAGACCGGTTTACTGCAGCGGGATTTAATTTTGTAGACACTGCAGACACGTATTCATGGTGGGTAAACGGTAAGGGCGGACAATCTGAAGAAATCATCGGTAAATGGATGAAAAACCGCTCCAATCGTAATGATATCGTATTGGCTACCAAAGTAGGATCAGAAACCAAAGAACATGGTTTTGACATCAGCAAAAAACATATCCTTCAATCGGTAGATGAGTCTCTGCAAAGACTCCAGACCGATCATATTGATATTTATTACACACATTTTGATGACAATGTTACTCCTGTAGAAGAAACACTTTCGGCATATGATGAAATTATCAAAGCTGGTAAAGTGCGCTATATTGCGGCCTCCAATCTTTCCCCGGAACGCTTGAGAGCTTCTTTTGATGCTGCTGAGAAAAACAATCTTCCTAAATATGTGGCTTTACAGCCTCACTACAATCTGATGGAAAGAGAAGGTTTTGAAAAAAATTACGCTCCTTTGGTAAAGGAATTTGACCTGAGTGTATTTCCATACTGGTCTCTTGCAGCAGGCTTTTTAACAGGTAAATATCGTGAAGAAGCAGACTTTACCAAAAGCCCGAGAGGTGAAGGGGTAAGAAAATATTTAACTCCTAAAGGGCGTGATGTTTTAAAAGCATTGGATCAGGTCAGTGAAAAGCATCATACACAGCAAAGCACAGTCGCCCTGGCATGGCTATTAGCTAATCCTTTGATCACAGCACCCATTGTAAGTGCTACGAGTGCAGCTCAGCTTGATACCCTGTTCAATGCTCCCAAACTGGTTTTAGATCAGGAAGATCTTGATTGCCTTAATAAGGCAAGCCATTAA
- a CDS encoding chloride channel protein, with amino-acid sequence MKIHNKKKYLSFLKFKRDFQKYGLEKARSYELILHWLNNRLSRNQFLVLSGILVGCTAGLAGVILKTLVHNIHYFITNKVHFEYQILFYIVFPFLGIVLTTLIVITLFKGQDRKGIGAILYEIAQNSSIVASVKMYSQVIQSAVTVGLGGSAGLESPIAVTGAAIGSNYAQTYRLNYKERTLLLAAGATAGIASAFNAPIAGIMFAFEILLTGVVFTDFIPLVVAAVCGSLLSRVLLQEDVLFRFYTRDPFNYKNVPYYLILGIVTGLYARYFVVISQKVEHFIKGLRLSRMRKAMFGGAVLSLLCVLFPPLFGEGYETVKAFTNGDTYSIIENSLFRYFEIGDWTIIIFLILVLLLKAFATSFTIFSGGNGGNFAPSLFAGGTLGYLFALVCQHLGFTDVPVTNLVLVGMAGAMSGVLYAPLTAIFLIAESSFGYDLFIPLMIVAVMSYLIAKWFSPISPELKSLADEGKIFTNKHDKNLLFALRTEDFIDQYSQMIYENATVTELFELVKSGNKNIFAITDEHKKLKGVLTLDDIRPYLFNKEIDPLQTVSQIMKAPPAILHRENKPLDILQTFDDTGVWNLPVVSTDNDFIGFISKSSILMSYRQLLKEYSD; translated from the coding sequence GTGAAAATTCACAACAAAAAAAAATACCTGAGTTTCCTTAAATTTAAAAGAGATTTCCAGAAATACGGACTGGAAAAAGCACGCAGCTATGAACTTATCTTGCATTGGCTGAACAATAGACTGAGCAGGAATCAGTTTCTTGTTCTATCGGGTATTCTGGTAGGGTGTACTGCAGGGCTGGCAGGAGTTATTCTGAAAACCCTCGTACATAATATACACTATTTTATCACGAATAAAGTTCACTTTGAATATCAGATATTATTCTATATTGTTTTTCCTTTTTTAGGAATAGTGCTTACCACCTTGATTGTTATAACTTTGTTTAAAGGGCAGGACCGTAAAGGAATTGGAGCGATTTTATATGAAATTGCACAAAACTCCAGCATTGTAGCTTCTGTGAAAATGTATTCACAGGTCATACAAAGTGCGGTTACGGTTGGGTTAGGTGGCTCTGCCGGACTCGAAAGTCCTATCGCCGTTACGGGAGCTGCAATTGGTTCTAATTATGCCCAGACCTACAGACTGAACTATAAAGAACGCACCCTGTTACTGGCAGCCGGCGCTACGGCTGGGATAGCCTCTGCATTTAATGCTCCTATTGCCGGGATTATGTTTGCTTTTGAAATCCTGCTGACCGGTGTTGTTTTTACAGACTTTATCCCGTTAGTGGTGGCCGCAGTCTGTGGAAGTCTTCTATCCCGGGTTTTGCTTCAGGAAGATGTCCTTTTCAGGTTTTATACAAGAGATCCTTTTAATTACAAAAACGTTCCTTATTACCTTATTCTGGGGATAGTCACCGGCTTATATGCCCGTTATTTTGTTGTTATTTCCCAAAAGGTGGAGCATTTTATAAAAGGACTCCGGCTTTCAAGGATGCGTAAGGCTATGTTCGGAGGAGCTGTATTGTCCCTTCTGTGTGTTCTGTTTCCGCCATTATTTGGGGAAGGTTATGAAACGGTAAAAGCTTTTACCAACGGTGATACTTATTCTATTATCGAAAACAGCCTTTTCAGGTATTTTGAAATCGGAGACTGGACAATCATTATATTTTTAATTCTGGTATTGCTTTTAAAAGCTTTTGCTACCTCTTTTACCATATTCAGTGGTGGGAATGGTGGAAATTTCGCACCTTCTCTTTTTGCAGGGGGTACATTGGGCTATTTATTTGCTCTGGTCTGTCAGCATTTGGGGTTTACAGATGTTCCGGTAACAAATCTTGTTCTTGTAGGAATGGCGGGCGCCATGAGCGGTGTACTCTATGCCCCGCTTACAGCCATATTCCTGATTGCAGAATCCAGTTTTGGATATGACCTGTTTATTCCCCTGATGATTGTAGCGGTAATGTCGTACCTTATTGCCAAATGGTTCTCTCCTATTTCTCCGGAGTTGAAATCTCTGGCTGATGAAGGTAAAATTTTCACGAATAAACACGACAAGAACCTTCTTTTTGCCTTAAGAACAGAAGATTTTATCGATCAGTATTCCCAGATGATTTATGAAAATGCGACAGTCACGGAGCTGTTTGAGCTTGTAAAAAGTGGAAATAAAAACATTTTTGCTATAACAGATGAACATAAGAAACTGAAAGGTGTGCTTACATTAGATGATATCAGGCCTTATCTTTTTAATAAGGAGATAGATCCGCTGCAAACGGTATCTCAAATTATGAAAGCACCGCCTGCTATTCTTCACCGTGAAAATAAACCGCTGGATATCCTCCAGACTTTTGATGATACCGGTGTATGGAACCTTCCGGTAGTAAGTACGGATAATGATTTCATCGGATTTATTTCAAAGTCGTCTATTCTTATGAGCTACAGACAACTGCTGAAAGAATATTCAGACTAA